A region from the Flavobacterium enshiense genome encodes:
- a CDS encoding regulatory protein RecX: MNSNTLKTHTVEEAKRKLEHYCSYQDRCHYEVTEKLRSLNMIPQVVDAITVHLIEHNFLNEERFAMSFARGKHNIKKWGKVRIVNELKFRQISKYNIERALKEIPTEEYLRNFHDLAERHWESTKEGNPQKKKKKFCDYLLRKGFESNLILEKINDLTEEED, encoded by the coding sequence ATGAATTCTAACACACTAAAGACCCACACGGTGGAAGAAGCCAAACGAAAATTAGAACACTATTGCAGCTATCAGGATCGTTGCCATTATGAGGTTACGGAAAAGCTAAGATCGCTCAACATGATTCCGCAGGTGGTTGATGCCATAACTGTACATCTTATTGAACATAATTTTTTAAACGAGGAACGTTTTGCAATGAGTTTTGCCCGCGGAAAACACAACATTAAGAAATGGGGAAAAGTGCGTATCGTGAACGAACTTAAATTTCGTCAGATATCTAAATACAACATAGAAAGGGCGTTGAAAGAAATTCCAACGGAAGAATACTTAAGAAACTTTCATGACTTAGCTGAAAGGCACTGGGAATCCACCAAAGAAGGAAACCCTCAAAAAAAGAAAAAGAAATTTTGCGATTACTTACTGCGTAAAGGTTTCGAAAGCAACCTTATTTTAGAAAAAATAAACGATTTGACAGAAGAGGAAGATTAA
- a CDS encoding LytR/AlgR family response regulator transcription factor, with translation MMNIQKIKAVIVEDETAAREVLKNYLGKYCPQVEVIGEAQNIREAVPLLHEVTPQLVFLDVEMPFGNAFDVLEACKDLHFETIFVTAFSEYSLKALNQSAAYYLLKPISIEELIVAVNKVQQHILNHELFNRNKIIVENFRETQPEKKQVILPTLEGFEVVKMEDIVRLRGNGNFTDLHLADGSKKMVCRFLKHFSEILPFPFLRVHKSHIININFVKSYNKGGYIMLNDGAEIEISPTYKDEFLRNFK, from the coding sequence ATGATGAACATACAGAAAATAAAAGCCGTAATTGTTGAAGATGAAACTGCCGCGCGGGAAGTGCTCAAAAATTATTTGGGTAAATATTGCCCGCAGGTGGAAGTCATCGGCGAAGCACAAAACATAAGAGAAGCAGTTCCATTATTGCATGAAGTGACCCCACAATTGGTTTTTCTGGATGTGGAAATGCCTTTCGGAAATGCTTTTGACGTGTTGGAAGCCTGTAAGGATTTGCATTTCGAGACGATTTTCGTGACCGCTTTTTCCGAGTATTCGCTGAAAGCCCTCAACCAAAGTGCAGCTTATTATCTGCTAAAACCCATCAGCATTGAAGAACTGATCGTGGCGGTCAATAAAGTACAGCAGCATATTCTGAACCATGAGCTTTTCAATCGGAATAAAATCATCGTTGAAAATTTCAGGGAAACCCAACCGGAAAAGAAACAGGTCATTCTTCCTACCCTGGAGGGTTTCGAAGTGGTAAAGATGGAAGATATCGTCCGATTGCGCGGTAATGGTAATTTCACCGATTTACACCTGGCCGATGGCAGCAAAAAAATGGTCTGTCGATTCCTGAAACATTTTTCGGAGATCTTGCCGTTTCCTTTTTTACGTGTGCACAAATCGCACATCATCAACATCAATTTTGTGAAATCATACAACAAAGGCGGCTACATCATGCTGAATGACGGTGCGGAAATCGAAATTTCGCCTACTTATAAAGATGAGTTTCTGAGGAATTTTAAGTAG
- the bioA gene encoding adenosylmethionine--8-amino-7-oxononanoate transaminase: MNLSERDIQYNWHPYTQHKTAQAHIAIARGEGALLWDENGKEYIDAIASWWVNPYGHSNKFIADAIYKQLTTLEHVLFGGFTHEPAVQVAEKLMQILPDNQKKLFYSDNGSTAVEIAIKVALQFFYNKDEKRTKIIAFENAFHGDTFAAMAASGISFFTEAFRGSLIEVVRIPVPTQGNEQASCDVLEALAKTGEFAGFIFEPLVQGAAGMVMYDAAELDKLITICKKHKVFTIADEVMTGFGKTGKNFACDYLTEQPDMMSLSKALTGGTIPMAITTFTQELFDGFYDDDVNKALFHGHTFTANPTGCAAALASMQLLETVEMQENIQRVNRKHLEFQQKIQNHARVETTRVLGVIFALEIKTGEAESYYGNFRNKLYNFFIDKGVILRPVGNIVYVLPPYIISDAQLEKIYQTVEETLEEC; this comes from the coding sequence ATGAATCTATCCGAAAGAGATATACAGTACAACTGGCACCCGTATACCCAGCATAAGACGGCACAGGCGCATATTGCCATCGCTAGAGGCGAAGGTGCTTTATTGTGGGATGAAAACGGTAAAGAATACATTGATGCCATTGCGTCCTGGTGGGTGAACCCTTACGGGCATTCCAATAAGTTTATCGCCGACGCGATTTACAAGCAATTGACCACTTTGGAGCACGTTTTGTTTGGCGGTTTTACACATGAACCGGCGGTTCAGGTAGCCGAGAAACTGATGCAGATTTTACCTGATAATCAGAAGAAATTGTTCTATTCTGATAATGGGTCGACCGCAGTTGAAATTGCGATTAAAGTGGCCTTACAGTTTTTTTACAACAAAGATGAAAAACGTACAAAAATTATCGCTTTCGAAAATGCATTTCACGGGGATACCTTTGCCGCTATGGCGGCCAGTGGGATTTCCTTTTTTACGGAAGCTTTCAGAGGTTCGCTAATTGAAGTGGTTCGGATTCCCGTTCCGACGCAAGGAAATGAACAGGCTAGCTGTGATGTTTTAGAGGCGTTGGCGAAGACAGGTGAATTTGCCGGATTTATCTTTGAACCTTTAGTGCAGGGAGCTGCAGGAATGGTAATGTATGATGCCGCTGAACTGGATAAACTCATCACAATTTGCAAAAAACACAAGGTGTTCACCATTGCCGATGAGGTAATGACCGGATTCGGGAAAACAGGAAAAAATTTCGCCTGCGATTACCTGACAGAACAACCTGATATGATGAGTTTGTCGAAAGCCTTGACCGGCGGAACGATCCCGATGGCAATCACGACATTCACTCAGGAATTGTTTGACGGTTTTTATGACGACGATGTAAACAAAGCGTTGTTTCACGGACATACCTTTACGGCCAATCCGACCGGATGCGCAGCGGCTCTGGCGAGCATGCAGTTGCTGGAAACCGTGGAAATGCAGGAAAACATTCAGCGTGTAAACCGTAAGCATTTGGAGTTTCAACAAAAGATTCAAAATCATGCGAGGGTTGAAACTACAAGAGTTCTGGGTGTGATTTTTGCTTTGGAAATCAAAACAGGCGAAGCGGAAAGCTATTACGGAAATTTCAGAAATAAACTTTATAATTTCTTTATTGATAAAGGGGTAATCCTCCGTCCTGTGGGAAATATCGTTTATGTGTTGCCACCTTACATTATTTCGGATGCGCAATTGGAAAAAATTTACCAAACCGTTGAAGAAACATTGGAGGAATGTTAA
- a CDS encoding tetratricopeptide repeat-containing sensor histidine kinase, producing the protein MSLKKALFAFIFLLLNLAFEASAQDTIQPSAVKSKKAASHKISKAADDLKESLDANDEVEIAKNYEKLADGFIEKGDNAKAEEYLKKALTTYTKLKRNRDQTRVTRSLAKVQESQKKISSAIQNYEAAGAASMEKSEEQVNRNDANRLRSTNSPAAQMNYSNANIKLLEKEDKKAEVADAYVQRAEANLQQKNKEVAIQSYEKAISYVKDKPEEVVKLKTEIAKVYASDNQFDKALGISEKLLNEAKKTNDFDTQIKQLQTQATIYFKKNEPEKAIHCLKQAYQLALQQGKTAEVKTSVLQLLQYYKANGKDKESITLYDDFFQNFDKLIRNDSSLIDEKTFQVTEEKIRQLEKEKGLKDELIAKKNTFNYVLMGSLLLLLLLVGLIVKALYSIKTKNKEIALQSLRREMNPHFIFNSLNSVNQFISQNKELEANKYLTSYSHLMRNMMENSNKDFIGLGSEIEQMKKYLDLEHLRFQDKFDYQIVVDDALDTETTFVPNMLIQPHLENAIWHGLRYRETKGVLLLKFELNRGKVSVMVDDNGIGLTESAALKTRNQKVHQSRGVTNTKERISLLNELYKTQIDFSVTEKNCGTTGTLVTITFPLLDKI; encoded by the coding sequence ATGTCACTGAAAAAGGCCCTTTTTGCTTTTATTTTTTTACTGCTGAACCTTGCGTTTGAGGCTTCGGCGCAGGACACTATTCAGCCTTCCGCAGTAAAAAGTAAAAAAGCAGCTTCACATAAAATCAGCAAAGCGGCCGATGATCTGAAGGAGTCTTTGGATGCTAACGATGAGGTGGAAATTGCCAAAAATTATGAAAAGCTGGCCGACGGATTCATCGAAAAAGGCGACAACGCCAAAGCGGAAGAATACCTGAAAAAGGCATTGACTACGTATACGAAACTGAAACGCAATCGCGATCAGACAAGAGTTACAAGAAGTTTGGCCAAAGTGCAGGAATCACAAAAAAAAATCAGTTCGGCAATTCAGAATTATGAAGCGGCAGGAGCAGCTTCTATGGAAAAAAGTGAAGAGCAGGTAAACAGAAACGACGCCAATCGCCTGCGAAGTACCAATAGTCCGGCGGCTCAGATGAATTATTCCAATGCGAACATTAAGTTGCTGGAAAAAGAAGATAAAAAAGCCGAAGTAGCCGATGCTTATGTGCAACGGGCGGAAGCCAATCTTCAGCAAAAGAACAAGGAAGTAGCAATTCAGAGTTATGAGAAGGCTATTTCTTATGTGAAAGACAAACCTGAAGAAGTGGTCAAGCTGAAAACGGAGATTGCTAAAGTATATGCTTCAGACAACCAGTTCGATAAGGCGTTGGGGATCAGTGAAAAATTATTGAACGAAGCTAAAAAAACGAACGATTTCGATACGCAAATCAAGCAGTTGCAAACGCAGGCGACCATCTATTTTAAGAAGAACGAACCAGAAAAAGCGATTCACTGTTTAAAACAAGCCTATCAGTTGGCATTGCAGCAAGGGAAAACCGCTGAGGTGAAAACAAGTGTCTTGCAGTTGCTGCAATATTACAAAGCCAATGGGAAGGACAAGGAAAGCATCACCTTATACGACGATTTCTTTCAGAATTTCGACAAACTCATCCGAAACGACAGCTCTTTAATAGATGAAAAGACCTTTCAGGTTACCGAGGAAAAAATCCGTCAGCTGGAAAAGGAAAAAGGGCTGAAAGACGAGCTCATCGCCAAGAAAAATACATTCAATTATGTGTTGATGGGATCACTATTGTTATTGCTTTTGCTGGTAGGATTAATTGTGAAGGCACTGTATTCCATCAAAACCAAGAACAAGGAAATTGCCTTGCAGTCGCTGCGCCGGGAGATGAATCCGCATTTTATTTTCAACAGCCTGAACAGTGTGAATCAGTTCATTTCGCAAAATAAAGAACTGGAAGCCAATAAATACCTGACATCCTATTCGCACCTGATGCGCAACATGATGGAGAATTCCAACAAGGACTTTATCGGTTTAGGCAGTGAAATAGAACAGATGAAAAAGTATCTGGATTTGGAACACTTGCGTTTTCAGGATAAATTCGACTATCAGATTGTAGTAGATGATGCCTTGGATACAGAAACGACTTTCGTGCCCAACATGCTCATTCAGCCGCATCTGGAAAACGCGATTTGGCACGGATTGCGTTACAGAGAAACCAAAGGGGTGTTACTGTTGAAATTCGAACTGAACCGCGGGAAAGTTTCCGTGATGGTAGACGATAACGGCATCGGACTGACCGAAAGTGCCGCACTGAAAACCCGTAACCAGAAAGTACACCAGTCGCGCGGCGTGACCAACACCAAGGAACGCATCAGTTTATTGAATGAATTGTACAAAACACAAATCGATTTTTCCGTTACTGAAAAGAACTGCGGGACTACAGGAACCTTAGTGACTATAACTTTTCCATTGCTAGACAAAATATGA
- a CDS encoding aminotransferase class I/II-fold pyridoxal phosphate-dependent enzyme, which produces MKHFPKLLSSKLNQRIQSHSLRKLSEANTLIDFSSNDYLGFSKSELIFDATHKFLSERNLKSNGATGSRLLSGNHILYSEAEEFIAKFHESESALIFNSGYDANVGFFSSVPQRSDVILYDELSHASIRDGIQLSNAKSYKFEHNDFEALEKLILRFKNDNSEIYIVTESVFSMDGDCPNIEELITLCEKYQCLLVLDEAHALGVFGEKGEGLVQSINLQDKVFARIMTFGKGLGCHGAAVLGSQDLKNYLINFARSFIYTTGLSPHSVATILMAYRQLKAENINQLRENIVHFNQEKNLFGLKPLFVRSKSAIQSAIIPGNEKVKIMAEKLLENGYDVKAILHPTVPQGQERLRFCLHSYNSKEEITEVLQLLSKFVF; this is translated from the coding sequence ATGAAACATTTCCCAAAATTATTAAGCAGCAAGTTAAACCAGCGGATTCAGAGTCATTCCCTCCGTAAGTTATCGGAAGCAAATACGCTGATTGATTTTTCGTCCAATGATTATTTAGGTTTTTCCAAAAGTGAACTCATTTTTGATGCCACTCACAAGTTTTTATCGGAAAGAAATTTGAAAAGCAATGGGGCTACCGGTTCGCGTTTGCTTTCGGGGAATCATATTTTGTATTCGGAAGCGGAGGAGTTTATTGCAAAATTCCACGAGTCGGAAAGTGCGCTGATTTTTAATTCGGGTTATGATGCCAATGTTGGGTTTTTCAGTTCCGTGCCGCAACGAAGTGATGTGATTTTGTATGATGAACTGAGCCATGCATCCATTCGAGACGGGATTCAGTTGTCGAATGCGAAATCCTATAAGTTCGAGCACAATGATTTTGAAGCGTTGGAAAAACTGATTCTTCGGTTTAAAAATGACAATTCCGAAATCTACATCGTAACCGAAAGCGTTTTTTCTATGGATGGTGATTGTCCGAACATAGAAGAATTAATCACTTTATGTGAAAAATACCAATGTCTTTTGGTGCTTGACGAAGCCCATGCTCTCGGTGTTTTTGGTGAAAAAGGCGAAGGATTGGTGCAGAGCATAAACTTACAGGATAAGGTTTTTGCCCGAATCATGACTTTCGGTAAAGGCTTGGGTTGTCATGGCGCGGCTGTTCTGGGAAGTCAGGACCTGAAAAACTATCTGATTAATTTCGCCCGAAGTTTTATTTATACTACTGGCTTGTCCCCGCATTCCGTAGCGACGATTTTGATGGCCTACCGGCAATTGAAAGCGGAGAATATCAATCAACTTCGAGAAAATATTGTTCATTTCAATCAGGAGAAAAACCTGTTCGGGTTGAAGCCGTTGTTTGTGCGAAGTAAGTCGGCCATCCAGTCGGCGATAATCCCGGGAAATGAAAAAGTCAAAATCATGGCAGAAAAACTTCTGGAGAATGGATATGATGTAAAAGCGATTCTGCATCCTACAGTGCCGCAAGGGCAGGAGCGGTTGCGTTTTTGTCTGCACAGCTATAATTCGAAAGAAGAAATCACTGAAGTGTTACAATTGTTAAGTAAGTTTGTTTTTTAA
- the bioB gene encoding biotin synthase BioB: MSTTTRHNWTKEEIIAIYNKPLMDLLFEAASIHRVNHDPNVVQVSTLLSIKTGGCPEDCGYCPQAARYHTDVEGNDLMSVPQVKAQALRAKSSGSSRVCMGAAWRNVKDGPEFDQVLEMVRTINKLDMEVCCTLGMLTENQAQRLAEAGLYAYNHNLDTSEEYYKEVISTRGFEDRLQTIENVRKTNVTVCSGGIIGMGESIEDRAGMLVALSTLNPQPESVPINALVAVEGTPMEDEKPVEIWEMIRMVATTRIVMPETQVRLSAGRTQMSREGQAMCFFAGANSIFAGDKLLTTPNPDVNEDMKMFELLGLQPQKPFIKLMQPETVEAEDSKFQALGEKPKWSRPEHKIERNLEAQAKGKEIQK; the protein is encoded by the coding sequence ATGAGTACAACAACTAGACACAACTGGACGAAGGAAGAAATCATTGCGATATACAACAAACCTCTAATGGATTTGCTTTTCGAAGCAGCGTCAATCCACAGAGTAAATCACGACCCAAATGTGGTTCAGGTTTCCACTTTATTATCAATCAAAACTGGCGGTTGCCCGGAAGATTGCGGATATTGCCCACAGGCAGCCCGTTATCATACAGATGTTGAAGGCAACGACTTAATGTCGGTTCCACAGGTGAAAGCACAAGCTTTAAGGGCTAAATCCAGCGGTTCATCCCGTGTATGTATGGGTGCGGCTTGGAGAAACGTGAAAGACGGACCGGAATTTGACCAAGTATTGGAAATGGTACGTACCATCAACAAACTGGACATGGAAGTATGTTGTACTTTAGGTATGTTAACCGAAAACCAGGCGCAACGTTTAGCCGAAGCCGGTTTGTATGCTTACAACCACAATTTAGACACTTCAGAAGAATATTATAAGGAAGTTATTTCCACTCGCGGATTCGAAGACCGTTTGCAAACGATCGAAAACGTTCGTAAAACGAATGTAACGGTTTGTAGTGGCGGAATCATCGGTATGGGAGAAAGCATTGAAGACCGCGCAGGAATGCTGGTAGCTTTATCTACATTGAACCCGCAACCGGAATCTGTGCCGATTAACGCTTTGGTAGCGGTAGAAGGAACACCGATGGAAGACGAAAAACCAGTTGAAATCTGGGAAATGATTCGTATGGTTGCTACTACACGTATTGTAATGCCGGAAACTCAGGTTCGTCTTTCTGCCGGAAGAACACAAATGTCGAGAGAAGGACAGGCGATGTGCTTTTTTGCCGGTGCGAACTCAATTTTTGCCGGTGATAAATTGCTAACGACTCCGAACCCGGATGTAAACGAAGACATGAAAATGTTCGAATTATTGGGTCTACAGCCGCAAAAACCATTCATCAAATTAATGCAACCGGAAACTGTAGAAGCTGAAGATTCCAAATTCCAGGCATTAGGCGAAAAACCAAAATGGTCGCGTCCTGAACACAAAATCGAAAGAAACCTTGAAGCGCAGGCAAAAGGAAAAGAAATACAGAAATAA
- a CDS encoding beta-ketoacyl synthase N-terminal-like domain-containing protein, protein MLKPIAITALASFSPLGNQPERIWEEYLKNTSSITEKEIGGQKVPVAALSESLQQLVSDLKGSDYKYKPLDSSVLYAMLASRQAVEQAGWSEADTFGINIGSSRGATELFESYFEEFLTTGKTSTLSSPTTTLGNISSWVAHDLKASGPEISHSITCSTALHALLNGVAWLRSGMADKFLVGGSEASLTPFTIAQMQALKIYSKENSEFPCRAFDFEKDKNTMVLGEGAAVVCLEAGINDNALAYVAGVGYATDILEHGISISTEAECFKKSMRMAIGSVPLEEIDAIVMHAPGTIKGDLSEYKAIQSIFGDNLPMLTTNKWKIGHTFGSSGILSMEMALMMIQHQKFIDVPFVPVQPKRKAIRKVLVNAVGFGGNAVSVLISKSA, encoded by the coding sequence ATTTTGAAACCGATTGCCATCACTGCCTTAGCATCTTTCTCTCCTCTTGGAAATCAACCTGAACGAATTTGGGAAGAATATCTTAAAAATACCTCCTCGATTACAGAAAAGGAAATAGGCGGCCAAAAAGTTCCGGTAGCGGCATTATCTGAATCGTTACAGCAATTGGTTTCCGATTTAAAAGGATCTGATTACAAATACAAACCCCTGGACAGTTCTGTTTTATATGCGATGTTAGCTTCAAGACAAGCTGTAGAACAGGCGGGCTGGTCGGAAGCGGATACTTTCGGAATTAATATCGGTTCCTCACGCGGGGCTACCGAGCTATTTGAGAGTTATTTTGAAGAATTTCTGACTACAGGCAAGACGTCAACACTATCTTCTCCTACAACCACCTTGGGGAATATCTCGTCTTGGGTAGCCCACGATTTAAAGGCAAGCGGCCCGGAAATTTCGCATTCTATTACGTGCTCGACTGCGCTTCATGCGTTGTTAAATGGTGTGGCATGGCTGCGTTCCGGTATGGCGGATAAGTTTTTGGTGGGTGGTAGTGAAGCGTCACTGACACCTTTTACCATCGCACAAATGCAGGCGCTGAAGATTTATTCAAAAGAGAATTCCGAATTTCCATGTAGGGCCTTCGATTTCGAAAAAGATAAAAACACTATGGTTCTAGGAGAAGGGGCTGCCGTTGTTTGTCTTGAAGCCGGTATCAACGACAATGCATTAGCGTATGTGGCGGGTGTTGGGTATGCAACGGATATACTGGAGCACGGGATTTCCATTTCCACGGAAGCGGAATGTTTTAAAAAATCAATGCGAATGGCTATAGGATCTGTTCCTTTAGAGGAAATTGATGCGATAGTGATGCATGCCCCTGGGACAATCAAAGGCGATTTATCAGAGTACAAAGCCATTCAGAGTATATTTGGGGACAATCTTCCGATGTTAACCACCAATAAATGGAAAATAGGCCACACTTTCGGTTCTTCCGGGATTTTAAGTATGGAAATGGCACTGATGATGATTCAGCATCAAAAGTTTATCGATGTTCCTTTTGTGCCTGTGCAACCAAAACGAAAAGCCATTCGTAAAGTACTTGTAAATGCCGTTGGATTTGGAGGAAACGCCGTAAGTGTTTTGATTTCGAAGTCGGCTTAA
- a CDS encoding transglycosylase domain-containing protein has product MALRSRKQKFFLFLKILAVLLLLALAGMYFFRDMLLQKAIAKVKSKFDTEYNCHFSVKKAAFIGATGVELHDIVLVPKKADTLLSVQNIKTSYNILELLTGDIQLKSLEMNNGFIQFVKNKNGRNFDAFLNGQTEEKSNKKRNYAKVAYRLLSKALNLVPTEMKLKNLSLRMDDMGRKVTLHMNDLRLEDHQLQTAILVKTNTFSQNWNIKGFANPREKKADLKFFNSDTSKIQLPYIDERFGLKSSFDNIHIKLDKLEMESGELHIDGFTSIENFTINHPKIAKKDVVIKNARFDYRFLLGRDFISIDSTSSAQLNKIKVHPFAEYNTEEDTIYKLKLHIPKMKAQDFIVSLPQGLFRHFEGMEVEGGFDYKLNFEYNTNKPDKLIFDVKLNKENLRILKYGEANLAKLNGEFTYRAIENGVEQRPILVGAGNPNYTPLDQISPYLEKAVLTNEDPSFRRHHGFINEAFKQSIVKNIRTKKFARGASTISMQLVKNVFLTREKTLSRKLEEILLVYVLENNRIATKSRMLEVYFNVIEWGPNVYGIGEAAHFYFQKSPNDLTLNECLYLASIVPKPKKFMWQFDDEGNQKSYAQKNQNYIKNLMLRRALITSEDTIGQSAPIYISGRARSFLKIKVVQDTIPTETNLADEFDF; this is encoded by the coding sequence ATGGCACTACGATCCAGAAAGCAAAAGTTTTTTCTTTTCCTAAAAATCCTGGCAGTACTGTTACTGCTGGCGCTGGCCGGAATGTATTTCTTCCGCGATATGTTATTGCAAAAAGCAATCGCCAAAGTAAAATCCAAATTCGATACCGAATACAACTGCCATTTTTCAGTTAAAAAGGCGGCTTTCATTGGAGCTACCGGTGTAGAACTTCATGATATTGTCTTAGTCCCAAAAAAAGCAGACACGCTTTTATCTGTCCAGAATATAAAAACCAGTTATAATATTTTGGAGTTGCTTACGGGGGATATTCAACTGAAGAGCCTCGAAATGAACAACGGTTTTATTCAATTCGTTAAAAATAAAAACGGCCGTAATTTTGATGCTTTTCTCAACGGACAAACAGAGGAAAAATCAAATAAAAAACGCAATTACGCCAAAGTGGCCTACCGACTATTATCGAAAGCACTGAACCTGGTTCCGACCGAAATGAAACTAAAAAACCTGTCACTCCGCATGGATGATATGGGACGCAAAGTTACTTTACACATGAACGATTTGCGCCTGGAAGATCATCAGCTGCAAACGGCCATCCTTGTAAAAACCAATACGTTTTCGCAAAACTGGAACATCAAAGGTTTTGCCAATCCCCGCGAGAAAAAAGCCGACCTGAAATTCTTCAACAGCGATACTTCCAAAATTCAGTTGCCATATATTGACGAGCGTTTCGGACTCAAATCGAGTTTTGACAATATCCACATAAAGCTGGACAAACTAGAAATGGAAAGCGGCGAATTGCACATCGATGGCTTTACTTCGATTGAAAATTTCACCATCAATCATCCGAAAATAGCCAAAAAAGACGTGGTGATTAAAAATGCCCGTTTTGATTACCGTTTCCTATTGGGACGCGATTTCATTTCGATTGATAGCACCTCATCGGCACAACTGAACAAAATCAAAGTCCATCCGTTTGCAGAGTATAACACCGAAGAAGACACGATTTACAAACTGAAGCTACACATCCCAAAAATGAAAGCCCAGGATTTCATTGTGTCACTTCCGCAAGGTTTGTTTAGGCATTTTGAAGGGATGGAAGTCGAAGGAGGTTTTGATTATAAACTGAATTTCGAATACAACACGAACAAACCGGACAAGCTGATTTTCGACGTCAAACTCAATAAAGAAAACCTTCGCATTTTGAAATATGGCGAAGCCAATCTAGCGAAACTCAACGGAGAATTCACCTATCGAGCGATTGAAAACGGTGTTGAGCAGCGCCCTATTTTGGTGGGAGCCGGCAATCCGAATTATACCCCGCTGGATCAGATTTCGCCTTACCTGGAAAAAGCCGTTTTAACCAACGAGGATCCTTCATTTCGTCGTCACCACGGATTTATCAACGAAGCCTTTAAACAGTCGATTGTCAAAAACATCCGAACCAAGAAATTTGCCCGAGGCGCCAGCACCATTAGCATGCAGCTGGTGAAAAACGTATTTCTGACCCGCGAAAAAACACTCTCACGAAAACTGGAAGAAATCCTGTTGGTGTATGTTTTGGAAAACAACCGTATTGCTACCAAATCCAGAATGCTGGAAGTCTATTTCAACGTGATTGAATGGGGTCCGAATGTATATGGAATCGGCGAAGCAGCACATTTTTATTTCCAGAAAAGTCCGAATGACTTAACACTGAACGAGTGTTTATACCTGGCTTCCATAGTACCGAAACCAAAGAAATTCATGTGGCAGTTTGACGACGAAGGAAACCAGAAATCATACGCGCAAAAAAATCAGAACTACATTAAAAACCTGATGCTGCGCCGCGCGTTGATTACCTCGGAAGACACCATTGGACAATCGGCTCCAATTTATATTTCCGGTCGTGCCCGCTCGTTTTTAAAGATAAAAGTGGTTCAGGACACTATTCCGACCGAAACGAATTTGGCGGATGAGTTTGATTTTTAG
- the bioD gene encoding dethiobiotin synthase has protein sequence MKLFITGIGTDVGKTIASAIITEALEADYWKPVQAGDLAHSDSHKVEKYISNKKTKFHPNAYALNTPASPHLAAELEGITIDIKNIKEPNPESYRNNSHLVIEGAGGVFVPLNDADCVIDLIQPDHKVVVVSRHYLGSINHTLLTVEALKSRKLDIVGIVFNGDDPDSYRDKASEDIILKKTGLKMIGRIENEPYFDQNVIQYYADKFRESLLELS, from the coding sequence ATGAAATTATTCATTACAGGAATCGGAACGGATGTTGGGAAAACCATAGCTTCTGCCATCATCACCGAAGCGTTGGAAGCGGATTACTGGAAACCGGTTCAGGCTGGTGACTTAGCACATTCCGACAGTCATAAAGTCGAGAAATACATCTCAAACAAAAAAACAAAATTCCACCCGAACGCATATGCACTCAATACACCGGCCAGTCCTCATTTGGCAGCCGAATTGGAAGGAATCACCATCGATATAAAAAATATAAAAGAACCGAATCCCGAGAGCTATCGGAACAACAGCCATCTTGTGATTGAAGGAGCAGGAGGTGTTTTTGTGCCGTTGAATGATGCGGATTGTGTTATCGATCTGATTCAACCCGATCATAAAGTGGTAGTCGTTTCCCGTCATTATTTGGGGAGCATTAATCATACGTTGTTGACGGTGGAAGCTTTGAAAAGCCGTAAGCTGGATATAGTCGGAATCGTTTTTAATGGCGATGATCCCGATAGCTATCGGGATAAAGCTTCGGAAGATATTATCCTGAAGAAAACCGGACTGAAAATGATCGGACGTATCGAAAACGAACCGTATTTTGATCAGAATGTTATCCAGTATTACGCAGATAAATTCAGAGAGAGCTTACTCGAATTGTCGTAA